The DNA window TACCAATGCCACTGGCTGGCACAGGGCGGGTGACAAAGCTATTGGCGGGCGACTTATCAAAACAAGCGACGAACACCCAATTGTCGCGCAGCTATGGGGGAGCGACCCGGGGGCGATGGCTGCACTTGGCATCCATTGTGCGCACCTCGGCTATGATGGTATCGACATTAACATGGGCTGCCCCGATCAATCTGCCGTTAAGGCCGGTGGCGGAGCTGGCATGATTCGCACGCCAGAAAAGGCCTACGAAATGATTGCAGCAGCCAAACAGTCAGGGCTGCCCGTCAGTGTCAAAACACGGCTTGGCTATAGCAGCGTCGATGAGTGGCGTGATTGGCTCGGTGGCCTACTCTGCCAAGACATAGCCGTGCTTACTGTACATCTACGCACCAAAAAAGAAATGAGCAAAGTGCCCGCGCATTTTGAACTTATCCCCGAAATTATTGCTTTGCGCGACAGGCTTGCTCCTCAAACGCTCATCGTGATCAACGGCGACGTCCGCGACCGCAAGCATGGCCTGGAATTTGCAACACAGCATGGCGTCGACGGCGTCATGATTGGTCGCGGTGTGTTCGCAAATCCTTTTTGTTTCCAAATGCTACATGGCGATGCAAGCGGCCATGAGCGCAGTGAGCTTATTAGTCTACTACTATTTCATCTTGACGAATATGACCGCTATCACGAGCAAACGGGCCGGCCATTCGAAACCCTCAAGCGCTTTTTCAAAATCTATATCCGCGATTTTGACGGTGCGAGTGATCTGCGCGACCAACTAATGCATTGTAAAACTACGCAAGACGTTCGTGCTTTACTAGAAAAGATCGATGTAATACTATCACATACGTAGCCCGGTGACCTATCAAAAGATAGAGTTCGCCAGGAGTATCCACACCCCGATCTTCCTGCCATCGCGCGCAGGGAAGGTCGGGGTACTTCTTTTGTATATATTCATGCTATCATAACAGAGTGAAGCAGCCACTTGTTAGTATTATTGTGCCAGTGTTCAATGCAGCCCCACATCTGGAGCAGTGTGTTGAAAGTATCCTCATGCAAACATACCCTCACCTTGAGCTCCTGCTTATTGACGATGGCTCAACCGATGGCTCGAGCAACCTATGCGACCAGTTGGCGACCCATGACGCACGTATTCAGGTGCTGCACGGTGCCAACAAGGGCCAAACTTATGCACGCACTGCTGGCCTGAAGCTTTCCAAGGGCGCCTATGTTCATTTTGTCGATGCCGACGACTGGCTATCGCCAAATATGACCAAGATCATGGTTGGGTATGCCGAAAAACATCAAGCGGATATCGTTACTTGCGGCGCAGCGTTCCACTATGCCAAGCATCATGTACCAGTCGGACAGCGTGTCCCGCTTGGTGTCTATAACAAAGCACGCTTAAAAAAAGAGCTCTACCCAAAAATGCTCTATAGTGGACAATTTTTCTATTTTGGAATCTACGCGGCGATGTGGAATAAACTTTTTCGCCGCGAAATTATAGAACCAAATATTTTAGCCGTTGACGAAACAATCAAAATCGGTGAAGATGGCGTGGCGACGTATGGAGCGTTTCTTGATGCGAAAAAGGTAGTTGTGATTGAAGATCACCTTTATCAATACCGCGACAACAACGACTCGCTGACGCGCAGATATTGTAAGGAGCAATTTGATAATGCGCTACTGCTCATTCGAGAGCTGCGATTACTAAGCGACCGCAAGGGAGTGTATGATCTAAACCCGCAGATTGACTACTACTTTATGTACAACGTACGGAGCATCTTGCTCGAGGAGTTCTACTATCGTCATAGGAAGCCACTCGGTAGGCGCCTTCAGTATTTACGAAAGATAGTTGCACACCCCGATGTTGCTACAATCGCCAGGCATATCAATCTTGACCACGGATTTAACGCTGTACAAACCCGCTTTTTCAAATTGCTACGTAGTGGCGACTTTACTCCACTTATTGCAGCCACTATGCGCGAGGCTTACTATATGCGTAGTCGCAAGCTGCTTCGTAAAGCACTTGGTCGGTATTGATCCAAAAATCGTTTGATA is part of the Candidatus Saccharibacteria bacterium genome and encodes:
- a CDS encoding tRNA-dihydrouridine synthase, producing MQTFWHRLPTPFFILAPMEAVTDVVFRHVVAQAGRPDVFFTEFTNATGWHRAGDKAIGGRLIKTSDEHPIVAQLWGSDPGAMAALGIHCAHLGYDGIDINMGCPDQSAVKAGGGAGMIRTPEKAYEMIAAAKQSGLPVSVKTRLGYSSVDEWRDWLGGLLCQDIAVLTVHLRTKKEMSKVPAHFELIPEIIALRDRLAPQTLIVINGDVRDRKHGLEFATQHGVDGVMIGRGVFANPFCFQMLHGDASGHERSELISLLLFHLDEYDRYHEQTGRPFETLKRFFKIYIRDFDGASDLRDQLMHCKTTQDVRALLEKIDVILSHT
- a CDS encoding glycosyltransferase family 2 protein — its product is MKQPLVSIIVPVFNAAPHLEQCVESILMQTYPHLELLLIDDGSTDGSSNLCDQLATHDARIQVLHGANKGQTYARTAGLKLSKGAYVHFVDADDWLSPNMTKIMVGYAEKHQADIVTCGAAFHYAKHHVPVGQRVPLGVYNKARLKKELYPKMLYSGQFFYFGIYAAMWNKLFRREIIEPNILAVDETIKIGEDGVATYGAFLDAKKVVVIEDHLYQYRDNNDSLTRRYCKEQFDNALLLIRELRLLSDRKGVYDLNPQIDYYFMYNVRSILLEEFYYRHRKPLGRRLQYLRKIVAHPDVATIARHINLDHGFNAVQTRFFKLLRSGDFTPLIAATMREAYYMRSRKLLRKALGRY